The proteins below are encoded in one region of Bacteroidota bacterium:
- the buk gene encoding butyrate kinase, with the protein MHHGTLSRTQRSDSSQHFQPCKRKEPFVTDSKRFTVLVINPGSTSTKMAIVEDESIVASETLRHESSELARYEAIWDQFNYRLMLCRHWSAPKLGTCSAVVARGGLLRPVPGGTYLVTVDMIDDARGNLQGEHASNLGSVLAHELASEYNCPAYVVDPVSVNEFEPLARYSGLPFIERKSLSHALNIHAAGRRAAKDLGVRFEQSSLVVAHLGGGISVAPLRGGRIIDVNDASSDGPFSPERSGGLPLQQFITLCFSGTYGEMEIRDFVRRHGGLAAYLGTNDLTEVERRIAGGDNEAAQVYEAMAYQIAKEIGAMATVLKGKVDAIVLTGGAANSKMLTSWIEDRVRFIAPVKIYAGEDEMAALAQGALRVLRGDEEAKRY; encoded by the coding sequence ATGCATCACGGAACTTTATCCCGAACACAGCGAAGCGATTCTTCGCAGCATTTCCAACCGTGCAAACGGAAGGAACCATTCGTGACTGATTCGAAGCGCTTCACTGTTCTGGTTATCAACCCGGGCTCCACATCAACCAAGATGGCAATCGTGGAGGATGAAAGTATTGTTGCGTCCGAAACGTTGCGCCACGAAAGCAGCGAACTGGCCCGGTACGAAGCGATTTGGGATCAGTTCAACTATCGGCTGATGCTCTGCCGTCATTGGTCGGCACCGAAGCTCGGAACGTGCTCGGCTGTTGTTGCGCGCGGTGGGTTGTTGCGGCCCGTGCCCGGCGGAACATATCTCGTCACTGTGGATATGATCGATGATGCACGGGGAAACCTGCAGGGTGAACACGCATCCAATCTCGGCAGTGTACTTGCCCATGAACTTGCGTCGGAATATAATTGTCCTGCTTATGTCGTCGATCCGGTTTCGGTGAACGAGTTCGAGCCGCTGGCAAGATATTCGGGACTTCCGTTTATTGAACGGAAGAGCCTGTCCCATGCGCTGAATATTCATGCGGCTGGTCGCCGCGCAGCGAAAGACCTCGGCGTGCGTTTTGAACAATCCTCGCTCGTCGTGGCACATCTCGGAGGCGGCATTTCCGTGGCCCCGCTTCGCGGCGGGAGAATCATCGATGTGAACGATGCGTCAAGTGACGGGCCCTTCTCACCCGAGCGGTCTGGAGGACTTCCGCTTCAGCAGTTCATCACGCTCTGCTTCTCCGGAACGTATGGCGAGATGGAAATCCGTGACTTCGTTCGACGTCATGGCGGGTTGGCAGCCTATCTCGGCACGAACGACTTGACGGAAGTTGAGCGGCGGATCGCCGGCGGAGACAACGAGGCCGCGCAAGTGTATGAAGCAATGGCGTACCAGATCGCAAAGGAAATTGGGGCGATGGCAACTGTGTTGAAGGGGAAGGTCGATGCCATTGTCCTCACGGGAGGAGCGGCCAACTCCAAAATGCTAACGTCATGGATCGAGGATCGGGTACGCTTCATCGCCCCGGTAAAGATCTATGCAGGTGAAGATGAAATGGCGGCGCTTGCACAAGGGGCGCTACGAGTACTTCGGGGAGACGAAGAAGCGAAGAGATACTGA
- a CDS encoding amidase, whose translation MIAEEVLYSPISGLAKFIKRKKLSPVKLTEEYLKRIEKIAPKLNAFVTVTADLALQQARQAEREINSGLYRGPLHGIPYAVKDLFAVRGYPTTWGARPYAGQTIDEDATVIKKLHEAGAILLGKAAMSEIAGGPPTATATGACRTPWDLTRWSGGSSSGSGAAVAAGLCVFALGTETWGSIMTPSSFCGITGLRPTFGRISRAGAMALSWTMDKVGPMCRNVADAATVFSILHGRDAGDAMSVQAPFKFTPNKSRENIMKLRVGFIREDYEKWGEPDVALAFMQALEMFKQLGLDPKEIHLPDHPYETIAATIISAEEASAFEPLVKAGKVSGIIDPDRRGELLGAQLITAVDYLRCQRIRTRISHDVAHLFTQYDIILGSSTLQCAPPIEADMQSIFGGGNTIEAVENLAGLPAVSVPCGFSKTKLPIGLKVIGRPFAESDVLAMAHMFQSVTEWHTKRPRV comes from the coding sequence ATGATTGCTGAAGAAGTTCTCTATTCTCCCATCTCCGGGCTGGCGAAGTTCATCAAGCGCAAGAAGCTCTCTCCCGTCAAGCTGACGGAGGAGTATCTGAAGCGCATTGAGAAGATTGCGCCGAAGTTGAATGCATTCGTAACAGTAACAGCGGATCTTGCATTGCAGCAGGCGCGGCAGGCAGAGCGCGAAATCAATTCCGGTTTGTATCGCGGCCCGTTGCACGGCATCCCCTATGCAGTTAAAGATCTGTTTGCCGTAAGAGGCTACCCGACCACGTGGGGTGCGAGGCCGTACGCCGGGCAGACTATTGATGAGGACGCGACAGTGATCAAGAAGTTGCATGAAGCCGGCGCCATTCTCCTCGGAAAAGCGGCGATGAGTGAAATTGCCGGGGGCCCGCCAACGGCAACAGCAACCGGCGCGTGCCGGACGCCCTGGGATCTGACGCGATGGTCTGGCGGCTCGTCCAGCGGATCGGGAGCGGCTGTTGCTGCCGGGCTCTGCGTGTTCGCACTCGGTACGGAAACATGGGGCAGCATCATGACGCCCTCCTCGTTCTGCGGTATCACAGGGTTGCGCCCCACGTTCGGTCGCATCAGCAGGGCGGGGGCAATGGCACTTTCGTGGACGATGGATAAAGTCGGGCCGATGTGCCGGAACGTCGCGGATGCTGCAACGGTGTTTTCAATTCTTCACGGGAGGGATGCTGGCGATGCGATGAGCGTGCAGGCTCCGTTCAAATTCACTCCCAACAAATCACGCGAGAACATCATGAAGCTTCGCGTGGGATTTATCAGGGAAGATTATGAAAAATGGGGCGAGCCGGATGTTGCACTCGCGTTCATGCAAGCTCTGGAAATGTTCAAGCAACTCGGACTTGACCCGAAAGAAATTCATCTCCCCGATCATCCTTACGAAACTATTGCGGCAACAATCATCTCGGCCGAAGAAGCCTCGGCGTTCGAGCCGCTTGTGAAGGCGGGGAAAGTCTCAGGAATTATCGATCCCGACCGCCGAGGCGAGTTGTTAGGAGCCCAACTCATCACGGCCGTGGATTATCTCCGTTGCCAGCGCATCCGGACAAGAATTTCTCACGACGTTGCGCACCTGTTCACACAATACGACATCATTCTCGGCTCCAGCACGCTGCAATGCGCCCCGCCGATAGAAGCCGATATGCAATCAATCTTTGGTGGAGGCAACACGATTGAAGCAGTGGAAAACCTTGCAGGGTTGCCCGCCGTTTCTGTTCCCTGCGGTTTCAGCAAAACGAAGCTGCCGATTGGATTGAAAGTCATCGGGCGCCCCTTTGCGGAATCCGATGTTCTGGCGATGGCGCATATGTTCCAGTCGGTAACGGAGTGGCATACGAAGCGCCCGCGGGTGTAG
- a CDS encoding bifunctional enoyl-CoA hydratase/phosphate acetyltransferase: MMINNFGQLLSEALKHKGKRVAVVYPNNTETLQAVYDACERTLARFILIGDQEIIERKIAEMGETRKPFEIVHRATVHEALNTAIYYVRDGKCDVLMKGGVDTSTMMKTVLHEDSGIRTGRLLSDIFILEFPQRIDNKFVMITDGGMTLAPDLKNKVELINNAVEVAHALGNPNPKVAVLSATEFVVPSLQSTLDAAALSKMNERGQIKGCIVDGPFALDNAVSAEAAAEKAIGSPVAGHAEILIAANIESANSLAKSTTYFAGLRLAHVIVGGKVPILIPSRADKSEAKMLSIALGVLMNAYYEQNPPG, translated from the coding sequence ATGATGATCAACAATTTTGGCCAACTGCTCAGCGAAGCGCTGAAACACAAAGGCAAACGGGTTGCTGTTGTGTATCCGAACAACACGGAAACATTGCAGGCGGTGTACGATGCTTGCGAGCGAACTCTCGCCCGCTTTATTCTAATCGGGGATCAGGAAATAATTGAGCGCAAAATTGCGGAGATGGGCGAGACCCGCAAGCCGTTTGAGATTGTGCATCGTGCCACGGTACATGAAGCGCTCAACACGGCCATCTACTATGTACGTGACGGGAAATGCGACGTGTTGATGAAGGGCGGCGTTGATACGTCAACGATGATGAAAACCGTTCTGCATGAAGACTCCGGCATCCGGACGGGGCGATTGTTGAGCGATATCTTCATTCTCGAATTCCCGCAACGCATCGACAACAAGTTCGTGATGATCACCGACGGCGGAATGACTCTCGCGCCCGATCTCAAAAACAAAGTCGAGCTTATCAACAATGCTGTTGAAGTTGCCCATGCCCTCGGAAATCCCAACCCGAAAGTCGCCGTGCTCTCGGCAACTGAATTCGTTGTTCCATCACTCCAATCAACACTCGATGCGGCTGCGCTTTCGAAAATGAACGAACGCGGACAAATCAAAGGCTGCATCGTGGACGGGCCTTTTGCGCTTGATAATGCAGTTTCCGCCGAAGCCGCCGCCGAAAAAGCCATCGGTTCGCCTGTTGCCGGACACGCCGAGATTCTGATTGCCGCGAACATCGAATCCGCTAACAGTCTCGCCAAAAGCACAACGTACTTTGCCGGACTCAGGCTTGCCCATGTAATTGTCGGCGGCAAAGTACCTATCCTGATACCGTCGAGGGCGGACAAAAGTGAAGCCAAGATGCTCTCGATTGCCCTTGGCGTGCTGATGAATGCGTATTACGAGCAAAATCCGCCCGGCTGA
- a CDS encoding sulfide/dihydroorotate dehydrogenase-like FAD/NAD-binding protein: MFRIVAKQQLAPTISKYIIEAPFIARKRKAGNFVIIRVMEGGERIPLTIVDSDPAAGTVTLIVQAIGKTTKLLATKREGEFIKDVLGPLGNPTPIEHHGTVACIGGGVGTAELLPIAKALHAAGNTIYSIIGGRTRELAILEEEMKECSQEVFVTTDDGSYGRKGLVTDQLRDFLDGDFGIKAVYAIGPLPMMKAVANLTKHYNIHTLVSLNAIMVDGTGMCGGCRVSVGGEMKFACVDGPEFDAHLVDFDEMIMRNRTYLDLEKESDHRCNLYKQADAMEGAA, encoded by the coding sequence GTGTTTCGGATTGTTGCCAAGCAACAGCTCGCACCAACGATTAGCAAGTACATCATCGAAGCGCCGTTCATTGCCCGCAAACGCAAGGCGGGCAATTTTGTCATCATCCGGGTGATGGAAGGAGGCGAACGCATCCCGCTCACGATTGTTGACAGCGACCCTGCCGCCGGAACAGTCACGCTCATTGTTCAGGCTATCGGCAAAACAACGAAACTTCTCGCAACAAAACGGGAAGGTGAGTTCATCAAAGACGTTCTCGGCCCTCTCGGCAATCCCACGCCGATTGAGCATCACGGAACCGTTGCCTGTATAGGAGGCGGAGTCGGGACGGCAGAACTTCTGCCGATAGCCAAAGCTCTGCACGCCGCGGGAAACACGATCTATTCTATTATCGGAGGGAGAACACGGGAGCTGGCAATTCTTGAAGAAGAGATGAAGGAATGTTCTCAAGAAGTCTTTGTTACAACAGATGACGGCTCGTACGGTCGCAAGGGGCTCGTTACCGATCAGTTGAGAGATTTTCTTGATGGAGATTTCGGAATCAAAGCTGTGTATGCAATCGGGCCGCTGCCGATGATGAAAGCAGTCGCCAATCTTACCAAACACTACAACATCCACACACTCGTCAGTCTGAATGCCATCATGGTTGATGGAACCGGTATGTGCGGCGGGTGCCGCGTGTCGGTGGGCGGAGAGATGAAGTTTGCGTGTGTTGACGGACCGGAGTTTGACGCCCATCTTGTGGATTTCGATGAGATGATCATGCGCAATCGGACATATCTTGATTTGGAAAAAGAATCGGACCACCGCTGCAATTTGTACAAGCAGGCGGATGCAATGGAGGGAGCTGCCTGA
- a CDS encoding co-chaperone GroES — protein MPIQLKKQMIVVGDRVLVELDTGQDKTKAGLYLPETVREKDKVATGRVVKVGPGYAVPNPNYTDDEPWSKPKDPARYIPLQVKELDQVLFLREQAIEVEFQDKKYLVVPQTAILMIVRDELHEEL, from the coding sequence ATGCCCATTCAACTCAAAAAGCAAATGATCGTTGTCGGCGATCGCGTTCTTGTTGAACTCGATACCGGCCAGGACAAAACGAAAGCCGGACTCTATTTGCCCGAAACTGTTCGAGAGAAGGACAAGGTGGCAACGGGGCGCGTCGTTAAGGTCGGGCCCGGATACGCCGTGCCGAATCCGAACTACACGGATGATGAACCGTGGTCAAAACCCAAAGATCCGGCACGCTACATCCCTCTACAAGTGAAGGAACTCGACCAGGTTTTGTTCCTTCGTGAACAGGCAATTGAGGTTGAGTTTCAAGACAAAAAGTACCTTGTCGTTCCGCAAACAGCCATTCTGATGATCGTCCGGGACGAACTTCACGAGGAACTGTAG
- a CDS encoding RNA-binding protein → MKLFVGNLSREAGDSDLQQLFEPFGKIMSVNVIKDKFSGESKGFGFVEMSKKSEAQAAIEALNGKELMGRALTVNEARPKSESGGRGGRGGGFGGGNRGGYGGGGNRGGGGGRRPF, encoded by the coding sequence ATGAAACTATTCGTAGGCAACCTCTCGCGTGAAGCAGGCGATAGCGATCTGCAGCAGCTCTTCGAGCCGTTCGGCAAGATCATGTCTGTTAACGTCATTAAAGACAAGTTCAGCGGCGAGTCCAAGGGATTCGGATTTGTCGAGATGTCGAAAAAATCAGAGGCCCAAGCCGCAATCGAAGCATTGAATGGAAAGGAGTTGATGGGACGCGCATTGACTGTGAATGAGGCCCGGCCGAAATCCGAGAGCGGCGGACGCGGAGGCAGAGGAGGTGGATTCGGTGGTGGGAACCGAGGAGGATACGGCGGTGGAGGGAACAGGGGTGGCGGCGGTGGACGGCGGCCGTTCTGA
- a CDS encoding PP2C family protein-serine/threonine phosphatase, with amino-acid sequence METGTYQRFRHNLERQRQNLLEWLRGTPPEQKHIHLGPVSEQEIKTRLEKLDEAITRTEHQTFGLCTVCHEDVDAELLEMDFTSCVCLDHFSDDQRRRLEQDLELSHKVQKALLPKEAPAIPGLRIAAFIQPAEIVGGDYFDFFRFKDGSHGFAVADVMGKGLPASMLVASMQASLRILVPDNDSPADVMKRLNHLFCHNIHLIKFITIYLGRYNPETHVLEYCNAGHNPPVHLHSSNGLAASKLMPTGAAIGLTETMVYENAKVELKKGDSLLLYTDGLTEARNASSEEFGEQRLTSWLTANSHLDAKPMLDGLRTSLRDFTGSAKYADDLTLVAGKVVG; translated from the coding sequence ATGGAAACCGGAACGTACCAGCGCTTTCGTCACAACCTAGAACGCCAGCGACAGAATCTTCTTGAGTGGCTGCGAGGAACTCCGCCTGAACAGAAGCACATTCATCTCGGCCCCGTCTCTGAACAGGAAATCAAGACGCGGCTGGAAAAGCTTGATGAAGCCATTACTCGAACCGAGCATCAAACGTTTGGCTTGTGCACAGTCTGCCATGAAGATGTGGATGCGGAACTGTTGGAAATGGATTTCACCTCATGTGTCTGTCTTGATCATTTCTCGGACGATCAGCGACGACGACTTGAGCAGGATCTCGAACTCTCGCACAAAGTGCAGAAGGCATTGCTGCCGAAGGAAGCGCCCGCTATCCCGGGTTTGCGCATCGCGGCGTTCATTCAACCTGCCGAGATTGTCGGGGGAGACTATTTTGATTTCTTCCGATTCAAGGATGGCTCGCACGGGTTCGCCGTTGCCGATGTGATGGGAAAGGGATTACCTGCGAGTATGCTCGTTGCCAGCATGCAGGCGTCGCTGCGCATTCTCGTTCCCGACAACGACTCCCCCGCGGATGTGATGAAGCGGTTGAATCATCTCTTCTGCCATAACATCCATCTCATCAAGTTCATTACGATTTACCTCGGACGTTACAATCCCGAGACCCATGTGCTGGAGTACTGCAACGCGGGGCACAACCCGCCTGTTCATCTGCACTCATCCAACGGACTTGCGGCAAGCAAACTGATGCCGACAGGTGCTGCCATCGGATTGACGGAAACGATGGTATACGAAAACGCAAAAGTCGAGTTGAAGAAGGGTGATTCCCTGTTGCTGTACACAGACGGTTTGACTGAAGCGCGCAATGCGAGCTCCGAAGAATTTGGAGAGCAGCGGCTCACCTCGTGGCTGACTGCCAATTCCCATCTCGATGCAAAACCTATGCTTGACGGTCTGCGGACTTCACTCCGCGACTTCACCGGCTCGGCAAAATATGCAGATGATTTAACGCTTGTGGCGGGGAAAGTGGTGGGATAA
- a CDS encoding alpha/beta fold hydrolase, translating to MSLISSKDCAIYYEEHGSGEPLILLPGLLGTIESHWRRFIPDFARHFHVIAVDLRGHGRTNNPSRRIRLHQLVADLFSLYETLQIDSARICGYSLGGYVGLAFGIQHPGRVQSLLMHATKFYWTHEAVASTVKDFDAEKIREKVPQWAAQLQQDHAPANGDDGWKALLASAKEFIETMPAEGLTENAVKLAAFPVLVSAGDSDEMIPRAEVERLAAALPNGKPDVLLNTRHPMQHVQKTPFLELAIPFLRTGNGVIISQQAKTQD from the coding sequence ATGTCTTTGATTTCCTCAAAGGATTGCGCCATCTATTATGAAGAACACGGCTCGGGTGAGCCGCTGATTCTGTTGCCCGGACTTCTCGGCACGATAGAAAGCCACTGGCGCCGGTTCATCCCCGACTTCGCCCGTCACTTTCATGTGATCGCCGTTGACTTACGCGGACACGGAAGAACAAACAACCCTTCCAGGCGGATTCGTCTCCATCAACTCGTTGCCGATCTATTCTCGCTGTACGAAACATTGCAGATCGATTCGGCACGCATCTGCGGCTATAGTCTCGGAGGATATGTGGGGCTTGCCTTCGGCATTCAACATCCGGGCAGAGTTCAATCGCTGCTCATGCATGCGACAAAATTCTACTGGACTCATGAAGCGGTCGCGTCAACCGTCAAGGATTTTGACGCGGAGAAGATTCGGGAGAAGGTGCCACAGTGGGCGGCGCAACTTCAACAGGATCATGCGCCCGCGAATGGTGATGATGGATGGAAGGCCCTGCTTGCTTCAGCGAAGGAGTTCATCGAAACCATGCCGGCTGAGGGACTTACGGAAAATGCCGTGAAACTTGCAGCCTTTCCTGTTCTTGTTTCCGCGGGAGATTCGGATGAGATGATTCCCCGTGCGGAAGTTGAGAGGCTTGCCGCGGCGCTTCCGAACGGAAAGCCGGACGTTCTTCTCAACACACGTCACCCGATGCAGCATGTACAGAAGACTCCGTTCCTTGAACTTGCAATTCCATTTCTTCGAACAGGCAACGGAGTCATCATCTCACAACAAGCAAAGACACAAGACTGA
- a CDS encoding insulinase family protein has product MKRIRSTVALVCLVYLVCSYWSFGVAQTVDRSKPPELGPPPSLTLPAIQHLKLSNGLKVVLMEKHQVPLVQVNLLVNAGTAMDPAGQRGLASMTAAMMQEGAGSRDALAFADAADFLGANISVNAGMHTTTVSLFTPLSKLDSALALFADAALRPKFPAEELERNRAERLTTLLQWHDEPRVVGSTLFNDVLFGKNHPYGPPTMGDEKTIRGFNVAELKKFHSTYFHPNNATLIVVGDVTAKALLPKLNALFGKWKTGKVASSTWPSARQVESRKIYLVDKPGAAQSVIRIGRIGVARTTEDYYPIVVMNTILGGSFTSRLNNNLREEHGYSYGAGSRFSFLPMPGSFIASSDVQTDVTDKALTEFMKELTNISTITEDELTRAKNYVALSYPSDFQSVGDIAGRLADLVIYNLPDNYFNNYTKNILAVTKDDVVRVAKKYVDPEKIAIVVVGDMSKVEEGIRALRLGPIEKLTIEEVLGSKPVLGKM; this is encoded by the coding sequence ATGAAGAGAATTCGAAGTACAGTCGCTTTAGTCTGTTTAGTCTATTTAGTCTGCAGCTATTGGTCATTCGGCGTTGCGCAAACGGTTGACCGCAGCAAGCCGCCTGAGCTCGGTCCACCGCCGTCGCTGACGCTTCCCGCAATCCAGCACCTGAAGCTTTCGAACGGCCTGAAGGTTGTATTGATGGAGAAGCATCAGGTTCCGCTTGTGCAGGTGAATTTGCTGGTGAACGCAGGCACAGCCATGGATCCGGCCGGGCAACGTGGACTCGCAAGCATGACGGCTGCAATGATGCAGGAGGGCGCGGGCAGCCGCGATGCGCTTGCGTTTGCTGATGCCGCGGATTTTCTCGGCGCAAACATATCGGTGAATGCCGGAATGCATACAACAACAGTCTCGCTCTTCACGCCGCTCAGCAAGCTCGATTCGGCGCTGGCATTGTTTGCGGATGCAGCGCTGCGGCCCAAGTTTCCCGCTGAAGAGTTGGAGCGGAATCGTGCCGAACGTTTGACAACATTGCTTCAGTGGCACGACGAACCGCGTGTCGTCGGATCGACGCTGTTCAACGATGTTCTGTTCGGCAAGAATCATCCTTACGGCCCGCCGACAATGGGCGATGAAAAGACGATCCGCGGGTTCAACGTTGCCGAGCTGAAGAAATTCCATTCAACCTACTTCCATCCGAACAACGCGACGTTGATTGTTGTGGGAGATGTAACGGCAAAAGCGCTTCTGCCGAAACTGAACGCGCTGTTCGGGAAATGGAAGACGGGCAAAGTCGCAAGCTCGACCTGGCCTTCCGCCCGACAAGTTGAATCGAGAAAGATTTACCTCGTTGACAAGCCCGGGGCTGCGCAATCAGTTATCCGTATCGGACGCATCGGCGTGGCTCGTACAACCGAGGATTACTACCCGATTGTTGTGATGAATACGATCCTCGGCGGCTCGTTCACCTCACGCTTGAACAACAATCTGCGGGAAGAACACGGCTACTCGTACGGCGCGGGATCGCGGTTCAGCTTCCTGCCGATGCCGGGATCGTTCATTGCATCGTCGGATGTGCAGACGGATGTAACGGACAAGGCGCTAACGGAGTTCATGAAGGAGCTCACGAACATCTCTACTATTACCGAAGACGAATTGACGAGAGCGAAGAACTACGTTGCTCTCAGCTACCCCAGCGACTTCCAATCCGTGGGCGATATTGCAGGCCGGTTGGCCGATCTCGTCATCTACAATCTCCCGGACAACTACTTCAACAACTACACGAAGAACATCCTCGCCGTGACGAAGGATGACGTTGTGCGTGTTGCAAAGAAGTACGTCGACCCGGAGAAGATTGCAATTGTTGTCGTTGGAGATATGTCGAAAGTCGAGGAAGGCATCCGGGCATTACGCTTAGGCCCGATTGAGAAGCTGACAATTGAAGAGGTGCTGGGGAGTAAGCCGGTATTGGGAAAGATGTAA
- a CDS encoding PAS domain-containing protein yields MVDNETLYRTILDAIPHPVLLVDDDVNIIDLNRAAMELVNKARLDVLYIRGGEALDCIHANDSPGGCGRGPHCGDCVIRNSVTASLSGKPVHRQRTKAELVRGDIVKEIELMVTTSPVWIHNRRLALLILEDITEIVRLRTLVPMCSKCRRVRNDEQFWQSVEAYIKAEFNADVTHSLCQECITELYPEHSEAILRSISNRANGRNHS; encoded by the coding sequence ATGGTAGACAACGAGACCCTTTACAGAACAATTCTTGACGCGATTCCACACCCCGTTCTGCTTGTGGATGATGATGTAAACATCATCGACCTGAACAGGGCGGCGATGGAATTGGTCAACAAAGCCCGGCTCGACGTATTGTACATTCGCGGCGGTGAGGCGCTTGACTGCATTCACGCAAACGACTCGCCCGGCGGCTGCGGCCGGGGCCCTCATTGCGGCGACTGCGTCATCCGTAATTCGGTGACGGCATCGCTGTCCGGGAAACCGGTACACCGTCAGCGGACCAAAGCGGAGCTTGTGCGAGGCGACATCGTGAAGGAGATCGAACTGATGGTAACCACATCACCTGTGTGGATTCACAACCGAAGACTCGCGCTGTTGATTCTGGAAGATATCACGGAAATCGTGCGACTGCGCACCCTCGTGCCGATGTGCTCAAAATGTCGCCGGGTCAGGAATGACGAGCAGTTCTGGCAATCAGTCGAAGCATACATCAAAGCGGAATTCAATGCCGATGTAACGCACAGTCTGTGTCAGGAATGCATCACGGAACTTTATCCCGAACACAGCGAAGCGATTCTTCGCAGCATTTCCAACCGTGCAAACGGAAGGAACCATTCGTGA
- the gltA gene encoding NADPH-dependent glutamate synthase yields the protein MKIPRQDSIEQEADARSRNFQEVSFGLNEERAAIEAQRCLECKNPVCQDACPVNIDIRGFIQLMLRKDYSGAVDKIREANYLPAICGRVCPQESQCEAECTLGKKHDPVAIGKLERFVADYEMLHNTFNAPFVSDRRKEKVAIVGSGPAGLTCAAELAKLGYNVTIFEALHALGGVLRYGIPEFRLPKEILDIEMERIKALGVEIYTNFLVGRTATIDEFFDEWGFSAIFLGTGAGTPTFMGIPGENLSGVYSANEFLTRVNLMGAFKFPDNDTPVKIGNQVAVIGGGNTAMDAVRTAKRLGAEKAYLVYRRSRQEMPAREEEIHHAEQEGIEFLLLTNPTRILSTEGNWVRGLECQRMELGEPDESGRRKPVAVAGSEFVLDVQTVIEAIGQKPNPIIQSTTPGLKTGKRGVVEVDEKQTTTRRGIFAGGDLSRGGATVILAMKDGKIAAAEIHNYLQSNHRPVSSQMTSLSTAQQS from the coding sequence ATGAAAATCCCCCGTCAGGATTCCATCGAACAGGAGGCAGATGCACGAAGCCGGAACTTTCAGGAAGTATCATTCGGATTGAACGAAGAGCGTGCGGCTATCGAAGCGCAGCGATGCCTTGAATGCAAGAACCCTGTCTGTCAGGATGCATGTCCCGTGAACATCGATATTCGCGGTTTTATCCAATTAATGTTGAGGAAGGATTACAGCGGTGCCGTCGATAAAATCCGCGAAGCGAACTACCTTCCCGCCATTTGCGGCAGAGTCTGTCCGCAGGAAAGTCAGTGTGAGGCCGAATGCACGCTCGGCAAGAAACACGATCCCGTTGCCATTGGCAAGCTCGAACGCTTTGTCGCCGACTACGAGATGTTGCACAACACATTCAATGCACCGTTTGTCAGCGACCGGCGTAAGGAGAAAGTGGCAATTGTCGGTTCGGGTCCGGCGGGACTCACCTGTGCGGCCGAACTTGCGAAGTTGGGCTACAACGTGACGATCTTTGAAGCGCTGCACGCTTTGGGCGGCGTGTTGCGGTACGGTATTCCGGAGTTTCGTCTTCCGAAGGAGATTCTGGACATCGAGATGGAGCGCATCAAAGCTCTCGGCGTGGAAATCTACACCAACTTCCTTGTCGGACGCACAGCAACAATTGATGAATTTTTCGACGAATGGGGCTTCAGCGCGATATTTCTCGGAACCGGCGCGGGAACGCCGACATTCATGGGAATTCCGGGCGAGAATCTCAGCGGCGTATATTCGGCAAACGAATTTCTCACACGCGTGAATCTGATGGGCGCGTTCAAGTTTCCGGACAATGATACCCCTGTGAAAATCGGCAATCAGGTTGCGGTGATCGGCGGAGGAAACACCGCCATGGATGCCGTCCGCACAGCCAAACGTCTCGGGGCCGAGAAGGCATACCTCGTCTATCGCCGCTCGCGTCAAGAAATGCCGGCACGCGAGGAGGAGATTCATCATGCAGAGCAGGAGGGAATTGAGTTTCTCCTGCTCACCAATCCGACGAGAATTCTCAGCACAGAGGGCAATTGGGTTCGGGGTCTCGAATGCCAGCGGATGGAATTGGGTGAACCGGATGAATCAGGACGGCGCAAACCTGTCGCAGTCGCTGGTTCAGAATTTGTGCTTGATGTCCAGACTGTCATCGAAGCAATCGGGCAAAAGCCAAACCCGATCATTCAATCAACAACCCCCGGCTTGAAAACAGGCAAGCGAGGAGTTGTTGAGGTGGACGAGAAACAAACAACCACGCGTCGCGGTATTTTTGCCGGTGGCGATTTGTCGCGCGGTGGAGCGACCGTGATTCTTGCCATGAAGGATGGAAAGATTGCCGCGGCGGAAATTCACAACTATTTGCAGTCGAATCATCGTCCGGTATCAAGTCAAATGACATCCCTTTCAACAGCCCAACAATCATAG